The Hippocampus zosterae strain Florida chromosome 2, ASM2543408v3, whole genome shotgun sequence genome contains the following window.
aacaacaaactgtcacgttgtgaccaacaggtggcactgtagggctccccctgcagctgcacacctgttggtcccaaaccgaatcatgacacaaactggactggtctacgaaCACGGataccctgattaggaaaggacagagccgactcttcctactcaggaaactgaggtcttttggggttcagggttcactccttaagactttctataactcggtggtggcctcggccatccattatggcattgtctgctggtcaggcagcatctcggcccgggacagaaagagactggagcgactggtcagaaagccagttctgtcctgggctgctccctcgacactctggaggaggtgggcaacaggaggatgctaactaagctaaaagctatgatggacagtccctcccaacccctccagcccgccctgacagcactaggtagttccttcagccagagactgttacacccgcgctgcaaggagagataccgccgctcgttcctactgactgctgtcaggctgctgaataaaagtaataataataataataataataataataataataataataataataataataataattaaatgatgtggaaaaacaattgtaaattgcactgcgacttatccattttttatttatattggacttaattgaacggtgtttgttttttttcttctttcttctttctacccacaatcttgctgctgtagagtgtaaatttccccagtgtgggacaaataaaggatatcttaatcttaatctccTGGCACCTGTCTCATACTTGGCAACTCTCAGCAGTAGAAATGGTCTTGAAAAGGACAGATGCAGTTTTTGCCCTGACATATCCGCATACTGCTTGTACCCCATCACACGAGCTTACTTGTAGTGTGTCAATGCAAATTAAATGAGAAAGTAGGGTTTACAGTGCTTGAAAAATTTGTTGTTTGCCCTGTGTAGCCTTGTACAAATTCTCATTGGTTTGATACCTTGAGACTGAGAAAAGGTTAGGTTTCAGATATAGGTATTGGTTGCCTTAATGATTCAGAGGATTTTTTTGTCCGCTGTGTCCTTGGGGCTCTCACgtatcaacacaaaacaagaaaccAACATGGGGACAAGAGTTGAGGTGGAGGTTGGGTTGGAGTGTTTTCCATGAGCGTTGCAGATCTTTATCACATGTGCTGAGCTTGTCCGTTCCAGATTCCTGGAAGCAGCGATGCTGGAATTTCACATGCATGAGAATTGTCATTAAATTCATGATGAGATGATGAACAGGGGCTGTTTTCTTTCTTGGCACGGAGTCATCAGCTTTGCCCTCCCCTAAATTTGTCACTTTTCAGATCCAAGTCAGCTGGATTGAACCACTTGTTCCCAGACTTTGTTCCCTGGGAACCACTGCCAGAACTGCGTGTTTTCCCAAGACATATGATCCTGAAACAAGAGCATATTGACAGCCAGGGGTGAGTCAGAGGCTGCTCCAGTCAactaaaagaagacaaaaaaaagggaaggatgGTGCTTGACAAGTCTGAAAAGAGCAACGAAGCAGAGCTCTGGCAGCAATTGGACATGGAGCTGCTGGTACCTGGAGCAGCAAGCCCTCACAGCTTAAGAAGTTCCCCAAACAAAAGTAGAACCTCACACAAAAAGGCTCAGCTTAGTTTTTACACGGCATGGTCTCCTCCCGTCCCTCTCCTTCGTCTGGCTCACCCCAAAAGAAAAACGGCCAAAACAAAGCTTTGTCTTAGCTATCACAGTGTCTTAACACCTGCTGCAGTCTTTGATTTATAGATTTTCTGACTCACTCGCACGTATTTGCTGCATGATCGGGAGAGATGATGGACGTCTGTCACAGCGATACACCTCATTGATGATCATGCACACAAAGAAACCTATTGTTTGCTGTCaggtgcggaggggggggggggggggtgatggtccGACTCTGCATATCATGACAGACAATTCAAATGATAGATGGAGTTGGGGGAAGAACTTAGATGTGATGATAAAATGTTGTCTAAAGGGATTTTGCTGTATTGAAGCTGCAGAAAACAGTGAAATCCCATTCTGGTGCACCCAAGGGTCCATTGGGAAACCTACTGGGAGATCAGCAAAGCGAGCAGTCATTGTCAGGAAGAAGGATGACGGCCAAGCCGTATTATTTGGGTGGAATAATGGTGTGGCCTGTGGAAATGTGTCAGGGCCATATAAAATGGACCACTTGAGCTGTACTCCAAGATAGATTTGTTTGCTGGAAGGGAATTTGTGACTCAGGACTCTTGCTAACAAACAGCCTGAAATTGATTTGATGGTCCTGCTTCCATGAATCGTTTGTGCATATGTGTCGATTCGGACTCTTGTCATTTAAGTGAACTCTTAATTTTTCTAAAGATGTTGATTGTCTTTTGATTgaaaagaatattttgtttacaCAAATATTCCTTCTCCAAAATTTTTGAGAGATtggtcaaggaaaaaaaacgattcaaatatttgaaatgctAACTTTTTCAAATGAAGTGATTAACAAAAActgattgataaattaataaagaACTTATCACAACGTGTTTTCTGGGCTAAACTCAAATTACAGTTATTTTGAACCATAcctaacaaaaaaacatttccattgcCTGGAGAGAAAATCGGGTATGAAATGGGGAATTAAGTTTGAAATTCCTCATCCGTCTCAGACAAAAAAAGGGACAGGTGTTCAAATAACTTTGAACAACTTTGTATGTGGCAAACAGTGTAGTGACACAGAGCCCATATTTGCGTCATCAAAAGACCCGTACAAGTCTTAATAAATCGCTCGATGTAAACGATCTTAGTGTGGCTTAATGTCAGAAAACTACGACCAATCGTAAATTCACACTTACAGTATGTCTCTACTTCTGCCTAATTCAAGATCTGAAAATATGTTATCATTCCACTTGGAAGGtcctcatgatttgcaacacccctccatcataaccctttgcacgacctaacgcttgaatgaagtgtttttattccaagagtagaacagtcagggtatgtgttatttatactgcaaaaaaaaacatcatatgatatacatttatgaattaatgttttagtgcagtagtttcttagcctacaaatctaatgaccaacttgcctcgtaatcgcgCCTCGCATCGTATCTCGCTCTCACGTTCTGTGCATATGTCACATGTGAGTTTAGTgctacgccctttggacgattcatacaaaaaatccgactagcattcccatttcttaaatatcgtaattagtagaccttggtgatttttttttcgccgccatctcaaactttcatccacgcgattcctcagtttgcggactaaaatagcaacccgcatgcgcacataacgtcatatgttgcaaccccacccctaacactgaacacaaaacaaaacgaaagtaaattagaagaaacacactcacacaccacaccacatcacaaacacacatacaggcacagtgaaatcgcgttgatcacacagccaactcgtgtgcggtgacttttatagtttaactatttttcggtaccgtgaaaatgacgccacagaaacgacacgctaccggtaacgattgttaccgtgaaatcctcagccttgccgtagtttttttttgtttgtttgtttgttttgattgaaattgttttgaaatttccttgcgtcccaaaaacgcacaaattatgcgtctaggacgcgggacgcagaggtaccgagatggctgatctctaaacattctctgagtactatcGTTAtcaccactaccactaatactaatactacattaattaatttaataccttcaacttcacaataataaccaACCTTTGGTCCTCGAGCAGGTCCTCGAGGACAAGGAGcagctcgaggaacacatcactggtGCACACTCAAGCTTAATGTCCCTTAATAAGGAAAACACTTAAGTGTTGAGGtgattgtattttgtattttcagaTATTTATTTGAGCATAGGTAGAGATATGCACAACAATTTTTCGAACATTTAGCAAAGTTCAGCTTTTTCTCCATAGTGAAACATAAATAGGAGGAAAAAGCTTTATGCCCATAAAATCCAACACACTGGTGGTACATTAATTTGAGCTAAAAGTATGTAATACCTGATAACTGAACGTCCAGTATGTTAATAAAGCATGAACAAAATTGAAACTTTATTTAGGGTGGAGACATTGTCAAAGCTTCATTTCAAGGCCATGTTCTCTCCAACGTGTGCACTTTTGATGATGTCTCATCCACAACACGATTTACCGGTAACTAATCTAACTGGAGAATGTTGTTGTCCTGGAGAGACTTCACGCGGGCACAAAACGGGGAGGAGGCTGTTGGCCTGAGCTTGCTGGGAGAACAGCTGCAGCGTTTAAGAGGCTTGTGGACGTCCGCCTCTTCCTGGATCAACATGTGGATGTAAGGAAAAGCTAAGTCTAGCGTTTCCACTTCCTAATTAGCCCCGACTGCTATTACAAGGAAACCCTCAGGAGCTCAAATTGGCAGATAAGGAATTTTTCCAGCACTTTGGATAAATACTATAAAATCAATTTTGCTACATTGTCTCCTTGCCATCAACGTTTTGACAGCGTCAACATGTCACTGATGTTTGGAAGTACTTCTGGTCTCACTTAATGTATCTCCAGGTGATTTAAGTTCACAAAAATGGGCAGAGAAGGTTGTgtgcaaaccaaaacaaacaggtTGATTTTTCCATTTGATAAGAACTTTCCCTTTGAGTATTTACAGTCCGGTGCATTTTCAAGTGCGCGGGTCAGCTTTTTCCAACATATGGGAAGGTCACAGGTTTCCACTTTGCACATGTCGCATCTGTGCGATTTACAAGAAGCTTAACGAGTCCTACAAAAGACGTTGAGGGAAAAACCTCATGCACAATTGTTTATATTTGCTCATTTATTGCCAGCTCATGTTTTCAGCTCTCATGCAAGGTGGAACACGAGCGGGCTGAGCAGACAAATAAATGGGGCTGCCATTAACAGACAGTAGCTCGCAATGCCATTAAAAATGTTGGGTCtttgtaaaaaatgtaaaaaatgttacATGGCTGGTTCAAATCAAGCAAAGCAAAAACTGCCAGAAACAGTTCCAGTTAGATGTGCGCTCATGTAAGATAAGATCTTTAATAAGCTGCAAAAACCATGTAGCTGATACTAGAGTTGCTACTTATATGGTCTGGAAATGGTATTGcagtcaattttttattttttattttaattgaatcGAAGATGTTGGTGAGGCAGCCCTCAAGTGTTAGTTTCAAACGAGGGCACTTTAGTcagcttcacccccccccccccaaaaaaaaacgtgttgctTATACATGTGATCGATGATGCAGGTCCTACACAGATTTGTGGAGAGGAGCCCAAAAGCAAGCCTGCCTGTATGTCGATTTCTCTGACGATACTGTTTGGGATTTTGTCACCACGGATACAGTTGTCAGCTGGCTAACTGATGCATCTTTACTCTTTGTGGGTGTCGCAAAGGCGCAGGTCGCATAACTGTGATGTCACAAAGACAGTTCTTTACTGCTGGTTTTTGTCTTAGATgactatttgtattttgtaatttcttgTTTAAGTTTGAAttgctaaatgttttttttaaatatatgtgtATTCTACCGATAAAGCATCTTACTTTCTCAAATGTCCAAGTGACTAACAGGtaggtgtttttcttttcctgtaagtacttgaaaataaagactttattatttgaactttcACTGACCTTAACACCTGCAGAACTGTGCTCTAGATTAGATGGTGCCTGCCTGGCAAGACATGGACCGGGCAAGTTCTGACCTCCTCTCAGTGTGAGGACGCATAGAATGGAGTGTTCCAACTTTGCAGTGACTGTGGAGTGCCAGATCTCCTCTCCCACCTGCAGCTATATGATGGAGGAACTTTTAGGGGCCGGGTCATTTGGCGAAGTGGTCCAGTGTAGGAAGTTGTCATCGGGCGAGACTGTGGCTTTGAAGGTGATCAAGGACAGTAGCAAGATGGAGGATGCCAAGGATGAGGTGCATACGTCATAAGTTCAGATGCACTTTagatgcacaaaaacacactgcATATGATTTTCGTGCTGTGCATTACAGGAGCGCGTTCTGATTGAGCTGAAAGAACACGGCTCGGACCGGTTCAATATTGTCTGCTGGAACGATTCCTTCACCTTCCAGGGGCAGTTTTGCCTGGAGTTTGAGAAGCTCGACATGAGTCTACATCAGCTGCTCGAGTGGCGCCTCCCTCTGTCACTGATGGAGATCCGGCCTGTTCTGCAGCAGGTTTGACGGTTACAGCAAACATTCATATCGAACTAACAGCAAATGAAAATTCATGTTGCAAGTGTTCTGATATCCAAATTCGGTTTGAACAAAATAAAGGTGACAGGCTTGACATGACGAGAAGTTTTGAGGAAGCAATATAAAGGCCTTTCACAGCATGCAAATCAAAGCTGTGCGCCGTCGTCAGAAATCATTCATTGTCTACATTTTGCCGCAACGCACCAACACAACAGCATGAGCGCACGGGGCAGGGTTTTGCCACAGTCATGTTGCCCGGATCTAAATTGTTTTCAGTCCTGCCTTGCCGCCACCATGACATCAGATGGTGCATCGAATAGGAGAGTTGGTGACAGAGTGATTTCAGAGTGCAAAGAGCATGCTATTTTGGTGATGCCGTAGGCGGCGAAGAGCTTGAATTCCCTGAGATCCTGCCATGTCTTTATAATCAGATGAGGGCATTCCCTTTTTCTTGTTGCCTCTCCTCATCCTCTCCTCCTCAGTGAAAGTAAATCCCGAGCTTTTCATCGTAATCAAGAGACATTGCCAAACAGCCTATCTCATGTGCAAACAAGTGGGACAAGGCACTGGGCTACTTCCTGTTTGGTCGCTTAGCAACCAGACACATATGACAATCTTCAACCAGGTCACTACTGCAGCGTAAAAAGCCCCTTAAATTGATGCAAGCTACGATGATACTCACTAGAGCGCAAACATTGAACCCATGTCTGAACACATTgcccatcattttccaaagaaagcAGCATAACTTGGGTTCCCTGGGTCAGCAGTAATTCCGTGGCTGTGTAGGGTCACAGCAAGAAGGCTCTGGGCTTGAATCTTACTCTTAtgctctccctgtgcttgtgtctgttgtCGACAGGtacagtactctggcttcctcgcACAGTGTTAGCTTCACTGAAGACTATATTGCTTGTATGTGTGATTATGAGCGTGAAGTCAGTTGTGCCATCGACTGGTGATCAGTCCACAGTGTCCTCCATGACGTTTGATCCATCACGACCTACACTCCCACCCACTACGTGGCAGATTAACAGCACTGAGCATTACCATTTGAAACATGCCTCGAGTATTGAATTACATACATATGCTCTGAAATAATGtctgatattttattttagctGACAACCGCACTGCAGTTCCTGAAGAGTGTAGGGATCGTGCATTGTGATCTGAAGCCAGACAACATCATGGTGGTGGACCACCTGCAACTGCCGCTGAAGGTGAAAGTTATCGACTTTGGCTTGGCACTGCATGCCTCGGAGCTGTCACGGGGAATGACCGTGCAGAGCATGTGGTACCGGTGAGTCTACTTGGATCCATCAGGGAGTGCATGCCTCCAGAGTGAGGCCGTGTCCACACATACATCCGCCATTATTGGCATTTTCTCCACACATTGTTTCGATCACAAACATTTTGGAATATAACAGCAAGGGTGAAGATTTTCCAACACTCTTCCAGTGTTTATATAAAAGGAATGATTTCATCTTTTTCCTTTGTATGAGTTCCATTCATGTCATAATTGTATTTTTCAGAGTTTATATTGTAAAGTTCAAAATTGTCAAAGTGGTGGCCTTCCATTTTGTCTTTATGCTGCCCCCATGATGAAAATGATTGGACAGGCCTGATCTGAAGTGTGATGTCTCCTCCCTCCAATAAGGTGCCCCGAAGTGCTGCTGGGACACGAGTGTACGGAGGCTATCGATGTGTGGTCTTTGGGCTGTGTTGCCGTTGAGCTTCTGCTGGGTCGAGCTCTGTTTGATGGCTCTGATGAGTACGGCATGGTAAGTGTGACACGTCATCATCAAGAGCTGCACAACATCAATTCTAAAATCAATGTCACGTCCACAGCTGTCACAGATCAGCACCACACTTGGAAAGCTGCCAGCCAGCCTCCTCGACGCCGGCATATTCACTTCGTGCTTCTTCCGCAAGAAAGCCAAGAAGTGGAGGTTGAAGGTAACCGTATGTTGTTCTTCCGCTCAGTTTTGGTGCATTAGAAGCCTGCCTCTAACACGAGTGGTTCCTCGCTTCAGAACAGAGCCGAAATGGTCACAACGTACGATGGAACTCAACCTTTAAACAAGCTGTCAGATCTGCTGGAGGTTTGTTTACCCGACTTGTGTAACTAGTATGGCTTCCATGTGAGAATAATAGGATTCCTTATGCCTTGACCTAGGTTCATTTTGTGCGACCCATCAACTGCAGTGATGAGGACTGGCATGCTATGCAGTGTGACCTGGAGAGCTTTGTGAACGCAGTTGCTACAATGCTCCACATGGACCCGAGTAAAAGGTCGAGGCCGTGCCAAATTCTGGAGCACCCATTTGTTACCATGAGCCACTTAGATGGCAAATTTCCAAACAGTGCTTAGTAAGTGTGTCCGTGCGCCATTCCTGTGCTGCCGCCTATGCAGGACATTTTCCGACTCCCTGCTTgcttctcttccagcgtcaaACTCTGGCGCGACTGCATGGAGGTGGGTCGAACGTGTCAGAACAAGGAAACCTCCGCGAGGCCCATTTGGAGCACGTCAAGCTTCACATGTGGCGATCATGCGATTGGGCCCAGGATGTTGGACCAGTCGGTCATCACATTCAGCAGCGCCAATTCCTTGCCTCAAAGTAACAACAGAGTGAGGAAAAGGAAAcgtgaggaggatgatgatgaaatcGTCTGCTGGTAGGAGGTCACATCTTGGCAAAAAGTCTCATCCTTCATACTTGAGATATCAATATGGGAATTTGGGTCCACATAGTGCTTCAGCTGCAAGTAAAAGAAGCAACAGAGATGCAGAAGTCATCTACATGTCTTCAATTGACAGCTCCAGGAAGGGCGGCGGTGAAATGAAACACCAGGCACACAAACGTAAGCTTGTTTCGGCGTTACACACGGCGGAGTTCATACAGGTACCTTATCAGATGGCAATCAAACATTTTGTCTTACTCAGGACTCCTCCACTTGGAATGTGGCGATGCCACAATCCAATGGAAGACGAACAAAGCAGCGACAGTGGCACACGATGCAAAAGAACCCGAGGGGCAGATCTGTGAACTGTAGCtcaaatttttttaatcatgatatTGTATTTATGTAATCTCCCCGCCCCCCGTCAAGTTTGCTGTGAGGTTCAGCCACCACTATTGTACTTACAatggttaaatgcattttctctaACTCTTGACCTCATTCGGGTTGTCTGTTTCAAATGTTTGTGAAAAATTCTGTAAAATTTGCGGTTCGATTAAGGTTCATGTTTAatagtttgtttatttttatctgGTCAGTTCTACAGTGTTCATTTGATCTTGTACAGGAATTTCAAATGTTTCTATTTTTGTATAGAGCTACAATTCTGACTTGTTTGGAACTCTGGAAAAAGTATAGCTGCTAAAATAGAGTAAccagtgtatttttaaataaagcttTTGAAGAAGGCATGCTGCCCTGGAACCTTGTCAATGTGAAGGCAAACAAAAGAACAGCAACGATGGCAAGTCATCCATGTCCTCACCTCAAAAGGTAGATCTATGGATACCTGAGTCTCGGAACGCATGGCAGTCCATCTAGAACAGGGCTGTCAAACTCGCGAGCCGCTTTGGATTCACATCTTCCCTCACAGAGCCGTTACGATAGTGAAATCTAAtaaatgttttgctttggtgggccacataaaatgatgtagcgggccggatctggccccgggccttgCGTTTAACATCAATGAATTAGATCATGCTTGAATGTGAATCGTttactcaattaaaaaataacctATACATGCATCGCTACTGTTCAATACAGGCCTGCTCAACCCACGGCTCTCATGAGTCGGTTTCACACGGCacttttcaaaatgaatttagCTCGGCGCAGACTGCAATCATTAACCCCATTCATTGTGTTGTGAGAGGCACGGCTCACGGATGGGAGGGGTAAAAAGTTCCTTGCTATTGACGTTGTCTTGTTTCAATAGaattcatctttatttatatagtgctttcaccagagctgcagttgtaacaaagcgctttacagaacagtaaaataacaaaatacactaATAGAACACAACACATTACCAGGCGTGGACAGTTGTgcaatctcgcgccaccttacctctctgagctcatacgcccctacacccctgcccggcgcctcaggtctgtggaccagtctttgctagacgtaccaagaactaaactgaggctcagaggggatcgagccttttctgttgctggtccatctctctggaatgacctcccactgaacattcggcaagcctcctcgctgcccatctttaaatccctcctcaaaactcacttgtattctttggcgtttgactcagcatgacttagatttgctattggttttactgcttggtgctttctaccgccttattacttattacttattactgattcgtcttactgtttattgtatatgttaaatcgctccatgtacagcactttgtatgcagcgatggctgtttgaaagtgctctataaatactgttgacttgacttgacttgacaattacAGCCAGATTCCAGCAGAAGTCTGATTGTTTGAAGCAGGTAAAGATGAAAGAAATtggttcacttcttcaattttaAATCAGATTCaattctaagataagataagataagataagataagataagataagataagataagataagataagataagatatactttattcgtcccacactggggaaatttacagcctccagcagcaagaatgtatgtagacaGAAGAaaggacaaagagaaaaaaaaacaacaaacatctctcaattaaatacaatatgaacacaaatggataaatcgcagtactatttacaattattattattattatgattgttattttttattcatcagcctgacagcagtcggtaggaacgagcgtcggtatctctccttcttgcagcgcgggtgtaacagtctctggctgaaggagctaccaagtgctgtcaagggcgggctggagggggtgggagggactggccatcatagcttttagcttagttagcatccttctgttgcccacctcctccagagtgtcaagggagcagcccaggacagaactggccttcctgaccagtcgctccagtctctttctgtcccgggctgagatgctgcctgaccagcagacaatgccataatggatggccgaggccaccgccgagttatagaacgtcttaaggcgtgacccctgaaccccaaaagacctcagtttcctgagtaggaagagtcggctctgtcctttcctaatcagggtgtctaAGCGGCTCCAAAATACGCATAACCTAACAATGCAACATTCTATTTTTGTATGATCATTCTTATGATGCTGTTTTACTCTTCCACCTGTTTGGAGATTCCCTTGTGACCCTCCTCGTgaccttccccccaaaaaaaacaggggCATGTTTCTGCTGGAACCTGTGCAGAGGTGGACAGTCcttgggaatgtttttttttaaagatcctcTTGAATACTGTTGTCACTTTCCCCCCAATTTCAATATTCCCACAATTGTCCTTGGTTTAACCCACTTGGTCAAATTTGAACTGAAACAGCAGCGTGTATGCAAAGTTTGTTGCACCTGTATAAGAATGTATAAAATTGAATTAAGTATTTTCATGTACCGTATGTGTATTTTGAATtcatttatacatatatatagacaTATTTCAATGAAAGTTGGGCAACATAATCTGTGATCCTAACATACAACCATGTTGAATGGATGAATCCTTGGTCAGGAAAAGACACCGTCAGGTGGTCCCCAACCATCTCTGGGTGTTTGAACTCTTCATCTCAACACTCTCCAAGTTGCGGCTCAGCAGTAACGGGCCAGATCACTGCCTCTCTCCTTCACACTTGAAGCTTGTGTCCTCCCCCCAAAACTCAATGCGCCTTACTGTCAGCAGAAGATATTTAATTATTCAGCCCTTGCCCCTTCAAAAAAACTATAGGCTTCAAGCGGTTTCATGCCACtctcagttgaagtttactgttaaAATAAACATAACACAGAGAATTTaacattgtttattttgaaCAACCATAGTTTAGCCTATAAAGCCGCTAACTTGATCCTGATGCTAGCTAACATCTGTCACAATGCTTTAACCCTTAAGGCAAttgctttgaaaacaaacatataCATTGACAATGTAACAGTACTTACATCCATGTATCCTTTATTCTGTGTGCGTATCAGgtaatattagtgccgtactggTGAGCTGAGAGAGGAGTTGAGGTATTATCAATCCCACTTCAGTTCTCGACAGTACACACCCAGCTGTAATAGTCCAGCAGTTACTCCAATTGCAGCTGGGCGTGCCCTGTTGAGAACTCAAGTGGGACTCATAATGTCTTAATCAACAATCAACAGCTGTCTTGTACTGTCCCCGGGTGGCAAAGGAGGGCACACCAGAAGGATCGACATTTAattgttccatccatcctttattcaaataataatgtgtaatatgaatatacatttgtttttaatattgaaTTGTTACTGCTGTATATTTTTATCAAATATATTATTAtggagtgctattttttttccttattaaaaTACACATTCCAACAATTTTTGGGCGCAGGCTGGAACAGATGAATGGCATTTCAGTTAAGTT
Protein-coding sequences here:
- the LOC127595829 gene encoding homeodomain-interacting protein kinase 2-like; the protein is MECSNFAVTVECQISSPTCSYMMEELLGAGSFGEVVQCRKLSSGETVALKVIKDSSKMEDAKDEERVLIELKEHGSDRFNIVCWNDSFTFQGQFCLEFEKLDMSLHQLLEWRLPLSLMEIRPVLQQLTTALQFLKSVGIVHCDLKPDNIMVVDHLQLPLKVKVIDFGLALHASELSRGMTVQSMWYRCPEVLLGHECTEAIDVWSLGCVAVELLLGRALFDGSDEYGMLSQISTTLGKLPASLLDAGIFTSCFFRKKAKKWRLKNRAEMVTTYDGTQPLNKLSDLLEVHFVRPINCSDEDWHAMQCDLESFVNAVATMLHMDPSKRSRPCQILEHPFVTMSHLDGKFPNSAYVKLWRDCMEVGRTCQNKETSARPIWSTSSFTCGDHAIGPRMLDQSVITFSSANSLPQSNNRVRKRKREEDDDEIVCCASAASKRSNRDAEVIYMSSIDSSRKGGGEMKHQAHKRLLHLECGDATIQWKTNKAATVAHDAKEPEGQICEL